The following proteins are co-located in the Nomia melanderi isolate GNS246 chromosome 1, iyNomMela1, whole genome shotgun sequence genome:
- the Trpm gene encoding transient receptor potential cation channel, subfamily M isoform X2: protein MQFYVDMIDKSKSCRGATERSWIEATFQKRECSKFIPSAKDEHRFLQVQGDKNAEYDVITTSRCCCGHSYTHHCGTGADIKSYTASNTKEKDREQWSPSKNTRSLPTDAYGTIEFQGGPHPTKAQYVRLAHDTRPEPIVQLLCREWNLGLPKLLITVHGGRSNFELQASLKKVLRKGLLKAAKTTGAWIFTGGTNTGVTRQVGDALLLEKSQRQGRVVSIGIAPWGILDKSHELVSRGGEVPYDCLSSPWSKYAVLNNRHAYFLLVDNGTGDRYGAEIVLRRKLEKYISNLKLQPYTHSSIPVVALVIEGGTNTIRSVLEYVTDDPPVPVVICDGSGRAADLIAFMHKYASEGDGEGGESEGLLESMRKQVLGTIERTFKVSSDQACQLYSELLQCTRKKHLITVFRITQDRPQELDQTILTALFKSKQLSPAEQLSLSLIWNRVDIARSEIFVYGQKWPPGALEQAMMQALQHDRIDFVKLLLENGVSMRKFLSIPRLEELYNTKEGPANTLGYILRDVRPNIPRGYMYTLHDIGLVINKLMGGAYRSQYTRRKFREIYTTVMKRSGAHQQHMHRNSCAWGSATRYYSGSSSKQESSTISLLAETVPANRDTTLFAYPFNELLTWAVLTKRQQMALLMWQHGEEALAKALVALKLYKAMAHEAAEDDLETEIYDELRSCGKEFENIALELLDYCYRQDDDQTQQLLTSELQNWSGQTCLSLAVTANHRPLLAHPCSQIILADLWMGGLRTRKNTNLKVVLGLVCPLYITRLEFKSREELQLMPQTQEEHLIALEDEKEDSDSEHGVPTGPDVEKRQRRSLSVRNKSSSQQGAKLSSRKTSVYSVSESVPALISNEHTTTVVKETIVQENGKVLTDNDDVGIHRAYGIHSDYYDIKNSRPLRLRKKLYEFYTAPITKFWANAIAYIIFLLLFSYCILIHMEYHPSLAEIYAIAYICTLGCEKVREIATSEPATLSHKFSVWAWNMWNPCDAAAIIFFQIGLALRLRHSTLDVGRVIYCVDCIYWYLRILNILGVNKYFGPLVTMMGKMVKNMIYFVVLLLVVLMSFGVTRQAILNPNAEPKLKIIRDIFMEPYFMLYGEVYADNIDPDCGDEPGMIPCLPGRWITPAVMSIYLLIANILMINLLIAVFNNIFNEVNAVAHQVWKFQRFTVVMEYEQKPVLPPPLIVVCHIYLLVKYVLRYVTQGKASTGETYDNGLKLFLEADDMQRLYDFEEDCVEGYFREQELKLQMSTEERVKITTERVENMHQKIEDIDKKEHTQNASLQTVEFRIRKLEELNEQTLAHLGVIHRFMATHMPTIETMSSFDTEGRQRRVSERSEVLSETDSHTQLPTIAAKRKRLVRSLTDGTFLNIGQPMDDELLKHSDIVASRENLSRNDSSVSGDGNTAQDDLKTTTSQETEVSKADGAGEALKKESQSDSREASGEQSRDQSRELSREPSSREPSTDPSRQTSRELSRDTSRDATSKEPSREASSEAPASEPARQDSVERPTRQNSRTRSESDDVMIFPSGVARGVTWAEPRVAVIPSVSSTSTQRSILLAMRAEYTSITDELESYCGLLSPPRTPPISPPPSRVRHHSEMSNAEMAWQIENEHLRDAEECDYQQMEDLIQRRYIGDDDEALHTSDEASGGPFFISNEHRHQLRRASAIDEESSRRPPPTISVTREIEQTLSRPPIRDSESSDPNDKNLSTVPAPASETMC from the exons ATGCAGTTTTACGTAGATATGATAGACAAAAGTAAAAGCTGCAGAGGG GCAACTGAACGTAGTTGGATAGAAGCAACTTTTCAAAAAAGGGAATGCTCGAAATTTATTCCAAGTGCTAAAGATGAGCACAG GTTTTTGCAAGTACAGGGAGATAAGAATGCAGAATATGATGTGATCACCACGTCCAG GTGTTGCTGTGGTCATTCTTATACTCATCACTGTGGAACTGGAGCagatattaaaagttataccGCTAGTAATACCAAAGAAAAAGATCGGGAACAATGGTCTCCAAGCAAGAATACGCGGTCGCTTCCAACCGATGCGTATGGTACAATTGAGTTTCAAGGTGGGCCACATCCAACAAAGGCACAG TATGTTAGATTAGCTCATGATACAAGACCAGAGCCAATAGTACAGCTGCTATGTAGAGAATGGAACTTGGGATTACCTAAGTTACTTATCACTGTGCACGGTGGTCGTTCTAACTTTGAACTTCAGGCTAGCTTAAAGAAGGTCTTACGGAAAGGCTTGCTGAAAGCTGCAAAGACAACGGGTGCATGGATATTCACTGGAGGAACTAACACAG GTGTCACGAGGCAAGTCGGTGATGCGTTGCTTCTAGAAAAATCCCAAAGGCAAGGACGTGTTGTGAGCATAGGTATAGCACCATGGGGAATTTTAGATAAAAGCCATGAACTTGTGAGCCGAGGAGGTGAAGTGCCATACGATTGTCTTTCATCTCCATG GTCCAAGTATGCGGTTCTAAACAATCGACATGCATATTTTTTATTGGTGGATAACGGTACTGGCGACCGGTATGGTGCAGAAATTGTGTTGcgtagaaaattagaaaagtatatttCCAATCTGAAACTGCAACCAT ACACGCATAGCAGCATTCCTGTCGTGGCATTAGTCATCGAAGGAGGAACAAACACGATACGTTCAGTTTTAGAATATGTGACGGACGATCCACCGGTTCCAGTTGTAATTTGCGATGGCTCAGGACGTGCGGCTGATCTCATCGCTTTTATGCACAA GTATGCGTCCGAAGGTGACGGAGAAGGTGGCGAAAGTGAGGGTCTATTGGAGAGCATGAGAAAACAAGTTTTGGGTACAATCGAGCGCACTTTTAAAGTTTCTTCTGACCAGGCGTGTCAACTGTATTCTGAACTACTGCAGTGCACGCGTAAAAAGCACTTG ATAACAGTGTTCAGGATAACACAGGATCGACCGCAAGAGCTGGACCAAACAATTTTGACAGCCTTGTTTAAATCTAAACAGTTATCTCCTGCTGAACAATTGTCTTTATCTTTAATTTGGAATAGGGTAGATATAGCGCGAagcgaaatatttgtttacgGGCAAAAATGGCCGCCAGGTGCACTAGAACAAGCAATGATGCAAGCTCTGCAGCACGATAGAATTGATTTTGTTAAGCTTCTACTAGAGAATGGCGTCTCTATGCGGAAATTTTTGTCGATACCTCGTCTGGAAGAATTATACAATACC AAAGAAGGCCCTGCAAACACTTTGGGTTATATTTTGCGCGACGTCAGGCCAAATATTCCACGCGGTTACATGTACACTCTGCACGACATTGGCTtggtaattaataaattgatggGTGGAGCGTATCGCTCCCAGTATACTCGCAGAAAATTCCGAGAGATCTATACCACAGTGATGAAGAGATCAGGAGCTCATCAGCAACATATGCATCGGAACAGTTGTGCGTGGGGTAGTGCCACCCGTTATTATTCAGGTTCAAGTAGCAAGCAGGAGAGTTCAACGATAAGTCTTCTCGCAGAGACTGTACCCGCGAATCGTGACACTACTCTGTTCGCCTACCCTTTCAATGAACTGCTCACCTGGGCCGTTTTAACGAAACGACAACAAATGGCGTTATTGATGTGGCAGCACGGagaggaggcattggcgaaagCGCTTGTAGCCCTGAAATTGTATAAAGCCATGGCGCACGAAGCAGCCGAGGACGATCTTGAAACAGAAATCTACGACGAGTTACGCAGTTGTGGAAAGGAGTTTGAAAATATTG CGTTGGAATTGCTGGACTATTGTTACCGTCAGGATGACGATCAAACGCAGCAGCTATTAACTTCCGAACTGCAAAACTGGTCTGGTCAGACGTGTCTCTCTTTAGCAGTTACAGCCAATCATCGGCCACTTTTGGCGCACCCGTGCAGTCAAATTATTTTAGCTGATTTGTGGATGGGTGGCCTTCGCACAAGGAAAAATACGAATCTTAAG gTTGTTCTCGGTCTTGTTTGTCCCTTATATATTACTCGTTTGGAGTTTAAAAGTCGAGAAGAGTTACAGCTGATGCCACAGACCCAAGAAGAGCATCTGATTGCTCTCGAGGATGAAAAAGAGGACAGTGATTCCGAGCACGGTGTGCCAACCGGTCCAGACGTTGAG AAACGTCAGCGCAGGAGCCTGAGCGTACGCAACAAATCCAGTAGCCAACAAGGCGCTAAG TTATCGTCAAGGAAAACTTCTGTTTATTCAGTATCGGAATCCGTACCG GCTTTGATCAGCAACGAACACACCACAACAGTAGTGAAGGAAACGATTGTACAAGAAAATGGGAAGGTACTGACCGACAATGACGATGTCGGGATTCATCGTGCTTATGGCATCCATTCTGACTATTATGACATCAAGAATAGCAGACCATTGCGGCTAAGGAAGAAGTTGTATGAATTTTATACAGCTCCCATCACAAAGTTTTGGGCAAATGCT ATAGCATACATCATTTTCCTGCTTCTCTTTTCATACTGCATCCTCATACACATGGAGTACCATCCCTCGCTGGCAGAGATTTATGCAATTGCGTATATTTGCACGCTGGGCTGCGAGAAGGTTCGCGAAATCGCTACGTCGGAGCCAGCCACTCTTTCCCATAAATTCAGCGTGTGGGCGTGGAACATGTGGAACCCTTGCGACGCAGCTGCCATCATTTTTTTCCAAATTGGCCTGGCCTTGCGTTTGAGACATTCCACTCTGGATGTCGGTCGCGTCATCTACTGTGTCGACTGCATTTATTGGTACTTACGGATACTTAACATCCTTGGTGTAAACAAGTATTTCG GTCCTTTGGTTACCATGATGGGAAAAATGGTAAAGAACATGATCTACTTCGTGGTGTTGTTGTTGGTTGTACTGATGAGTTTTGGAGTGACACGGCAGGCTATTCTGAACCCCAACGCTGAGCCGAAATTAAAGATCATTCGAGAC ATATTTATGGAGCCGTATTTTATGTTGTACGGAGAAGTGTACGCGGACAACATTGATCCAGACTGCGGGGACGAGCCGGGAATGATACCGTGTCTTCCAGGCCGCTGGATCACGCCTGCTGTAATGTCCATTTATCTTTTAATCGCGAACATACTGATGATCAATCTACTGATCGCggtctttaataatattttcaacgagGTAAACGCGGTGGCGCACCAGGTTTGGAAGTTCCAACGTTTTACCGTTGTCATGGAGTACGAGCAGAAACCTGTTTTACCTCCTCCGCTCATTGTAGTTTGTCACATATATCTGCTGGTGAAATATGTGCTGCGATATGTGACTCAAGGGAAAGCGAGTACGGGTGAAACGTACGACAACGGACTTAAGTTGTTCCTAGAAGCCGACGACATGCAGCGCCTATACGATTTCGAAGAGGACTGCGTCGAGGGATACTTCCGCGAGCAAGAGTTGAAGCTGCAGATGTCCACGGAGGAGCGCGTCAAGATAACGACGGAAAGAGTGGAGAACATGCATCAGAAGATAGAGGACATCGACAAAAAGGAGCACACCCAGAACGCTTCGCTCCAG ACAGTAGAATTTCGAATCCGCAAGCTGGAGGAGCTGAACGAGCAGACTCTGGCCCATCTCGGAGTGATCCACCGGTTCATGGCAACGCACATGCCCACCATTGAAACGATGTCCAGCTTCGACACGGAAGGTCGCCAGCGCAGAGTGTCGGAGCGGTCGGAGGTCCTCTCGGAAACGGATTCCCATACGCAGCTGCCCACCATAGCGGCGAAGCGTAAGAGGCTGGTTCGCTCGCTGACCGACGGGACTTTCCTGAACATCGGCCAGCCGATGGACGACGAGTTGCTGAAGCACTCGGACATCGTTGCTTCCCGCGAGAATCTCAGTAGAAACGATTCCTCCGTCAGCGGAGACGGAAACACTGCTCAAGATGATCTGAAAACAACGACCAGCCAGGAGACCGAGGTGAGCAAAGCGGACGGAGCAGGGGAGGCGTTGAAGAAAGAGTCGCAGTCCGATAGCAGGGAGGCCAGCGGGGAGCAGAGCAGAGACCAAAGCAGGGAGCTCAGCAGAGAGCCCAGCAGCCGAGAGCCGAGCACGGATCCCAGCAGGCAGACCAGCAGAGAACTCAGCAGGGACACGAGCAGAGATGCGACCAGCAAGGAGCCGAGCAGAGAAGCGAGCAGCGAAGCTCCGGCCTCGGAGCCGGCTAGGCAGGACTCCGTGGAACGTCCGACGAGACAGAACAGTAGGACGCGTTCCGAGTCGGACGACGTCATGATCTTCCCCTCCGGAGTCGCCAGAGGCGTCACTTGGGCGGAGCCGCGCGTCGCGGTGATTCCCTCGGTGTCCTCGACCAGCACGCAGAGGTCGATCCTTCTGGCCATGCGTGCAGAGTACACGAGCATCACGGATGAACTGGAAAGTTACTGCGGCCTTCTCAGTCCACCTAGAACACCGCCCATTTCTCCGCCGCCGTCCAGAGTGAGGCACCACTCGGAAATGTCGAACGCAGAGATGGCCTGGCAAATCGAGAACGAACACCTACGCGACGCCGAGGAGTGCGACTACCAGCAAATGGAAGATCTGATACAGAGGAGGTACATAGGAGACGACGACGAAGCCTTGCACACCTCGGACGAGGCGAGCGGCGGGCCGTTTTTCATATCAAACGAGCACAGGCATCAGCTTCGCAGAGCGTCAGCCATCGACGAGGAGTCGTCCCGGAGGCCACCGCCCACCATCAGTGTCACCAGGGAGATCGAACAGACGCTTTCACGACCGCCGATTCGCGACTCCGAGAGTTCCGATCCGAACGACAAAAACCTGAGTACCGTACCTGCTCCAGCTTCGGAGACTATGTGCTAA
- the Trpm gene encoding transient receptor potential cation channel, subfamily M isoform X4 has product MAIGSIICGASTPRMKRKKAKATERSWIEATFQKRECSKFIPSAKDEHRFLQVQGDKNAEYDVITTSRCCCGHSYTHHCGTGADIKSYTASNTKEKDREQWSPSKNTRSLPTDAYGTIEFQGGPHPTKAQYVRLAHDTRPEPIVQLLCREWNLGLPKLLITVHGGRSNFELQASLKKVLRKGLLKAAKTTGAWIFTGGTNTGVTRQVGDALLLEKSQRQGRVVSIGIAPWGILDKSHELVSRGGEVPYDCLSSPWSKYAVLNNRHAYFLLVDNGTGDRYGAEIVLRRKLEKYISNLKLQPYTHSSIPVVALVIEGGTNTIRSVLEYVTDDPPVPVVICDGSGRAADLIAFMHKYASEGDGEGGESEGLLESMRKQVLGTIERTFKVSSDQACQLYSELLQCTRKKHLITVFRITQDRPQELDQTILTALFKSKQLSPAEQLSLSLIWNRVDIARSEIFVYGQKWPPGALEQAMMQALQHDRIDFVKLLLENGVSMRKFLSIPRLEELYNTKEGPANTLGYILRDVRPNIPRGYMYTLHDIGLVINKLMGGAYRSQYTRRKFREIYTTVMKRSGAHQQHMHRNSCAWGSATRYYSGSSSKQESSTISLLAETVPANRDTTLFAYPFNELLTWAVLTKRQQMALLMWQHGEEALAKALVALKLYKAMAHEAAEDDLETEIYDELRSCGKEFENIALELLDYCYRQDDDQTQQLLTSELQNWSGQTCLSLAVTANHRPLLAHPCSQIILADLWMGGLRTRKNTNLKVVLGLVCPLYITRLEFKSREELQLMPQTQEEHLIALEDEKEDSDSEHGVPTGPDVELSSRKTSVYSVSESVPALISNEHTTTVVKETIVQENGKVLTDNDDVGIHRAYGIHSDYYDIKNSRPLRLRKKLYEFYTAPITKFWANAIAYIIFLLLFSYCILIHMEYHPSLAEIYAIAYICTLGCEKVREIATSEPATLSHKFSVWAWNMWNPCDAAAIIFFQIGLALRLRHSTLDVGRVIYCVDCIYWYLRILNILGVNKYFGPLVTMMGKMVKNMIYFVVLLLVVLMSFGVTRQAILNPNAEPKLKIIRDIFMEPYFMLYGEVYADNIDPDCGDEPGMIPCLPGRWITPAVMSIYLLIANILMINLLIAVFNNIFNEVNAVAHQVWKFQRFTVVMEYEQKPVLPPPLIVVCHIYLLVKYVLRYVTQGKASTGETYDNGLKLFLEADDMQRLYDFEEDCVEGYFREQELKLQMSTEERVKITTERVENMHQKIEDIDKKEHTQNASLQTVEFRIRKLEELNEQTLAHLGVIHRFMATHMPTIETMSSFDTEGRQRRVSERSEVLSETDSHTQLPTIAAKRKRLVRSLTDGTFLNIGQPMDDELLKHSDIVASRENLSRNDSSVSGDGNTAQDDLKTTTSQETEVSKADGAGEALKKESQSDSREASGEQSRDQSRELSREPSSREPSTDPSRQTSRELSRDTSRDATSKEPSREASSEAPASEPARQDSVERPTRQNSRTRSESDDVMIFPSGVARGVTWAEPRVAVIPSVSSTSTQRSILLAMRAEYTSITDELESYCGLLSPPRTPPISPPPSRVRHHSEMSNAEMAWQIENEHLRDAEECDYQQMEDLIQRRYIGDDDEALHTSDEASGGPFFISNEHRHQLRRASAIDEESSRRPPPTISVTREIEQTLSRPPIRDSESSDPNDKNLSTVPAPASETMC; this is encoded by the exons ATGGCAATCGGAAGTATTATCTGTGGAGCCAGTACTCCTAGAATGAAGAGAAAAAAGGCAAAG GCAACTGAACGTAGTTGGATAGAAGCAACTTTTCAAAAAAGGGAATGCTCGAAATTTATTCCAAGTGCTAAAGATGAGCACAG GTTTTTGCAAGTACAGGGAGATAAGAATGCAGAATATGATGTGATCACCACGTCCAG GTGTTGCTGTGGTCATTCTTATACTCATCACTGTGGAACTGGAGCagatattaaaagttataccGCTAGTAATACCAAAGAAAAAGATCGGGAACAATGGTCTCCAAGCAAGAATACGCGGTCGCTTCCAACCGATGCGTATGGTACAATTGAGTTTCAAGGTGGGCCACATCCAACAAAGGCACAG TATGTTAGATTAGCTCATGATACAAGACCAGAGCCAATAGTACAGCTGCTATGTAGAGAATGGAACTTGGGATTACCTAAGTTACTTATCACTGTGCACGGTGGTCGTTCTAACTTTGAACTTCAGGCTAGCTTAAAGAAGGTCTTACGGAAAGGCTTGCTGAAAGCTGCAAAGACAACGGGTGCATGGATATTCACTGGAGGAACTAACACAG GTGTCACGAGGCAAGTCGGTGATGCGTTGCTTCTAGAAAAATCCCAAAGGCAAGGACGTGTTGTGAGCATAGGTATAGCACCATGGGGAATTTTAGATAAAAGCCATGAACTTGTGAGCCGAGGAGGTGAAGTGCCATACGATTGTCTTTCATCTCCATG GTCCAAGTATGCGGTTCTAAACAATCGACATGCATATTTTTTATTGGTGGATAACGGTACTGGCGACCGGTATGGTGCAGAAATTGTGTTGcgtagaaaattagaaaagtatatttCCAATCTGAAACTGCAACCAT ACACGCATAGCAGCATTCCTGTCGTGGCATTAGTCATCGAAGGAGGAACAAACACGATACGTTCAGTTTTAGAATATGTGACGGACGATCCACCGGTTCCAGTTGTAATTTGCGATGGCTCAGGACGTGCGGCTGATCTCATCGCTTTTATGCACAA GTATGCGTCCGAAGGTGACGGAGAAGGTGGCGAAAGTGAGGGTCTATTGGAGAGCATGAGAAAACAAGTTTTGGGTACAATCGAGCGCACTTTTAAAGTTTCTTCTGACCAGGCGTGTCAACTGTATTCTGAACTACTGCAGTGCACGCGTAAAAAGCACTTG ATAACAGTGTTCAGGATAACACAGGATCGACCGCAAGAGCTGGACCAAACAATTTTGACAGCCTTGTTTAAATCTAAACAGTTATCTCCTGCTGAACAATTGTCTTTATCTTTAATTTGGAATAGGGTAGATATAGCGCGAagcgaaatatttgtttacgGGCAAAAATGGCCGCCAGGTGCACTAGAACAAGCAATGATGCAAGCTCTGCAGCACGATAGAATTGATTTTGTTAAGCTTCTACTAGAGAATGGCGTCTCTATGCGGAAATTTTTGTCGATACCTCGTCTGGAAGAATTATACAATACC AAAGAAGGCCCTGCAAACACTTTGGGTTATATTTTGCGCGACGTCAGGCCAAATATTCCACGCGGTTACATGTACACTCTGCACGACATTGGCTtggtaattaataaattgatggGTGGAGCGTATCGCTCCCAGTATACTCGCAGAAAATTCCGAGAGATCTATACCACAGTGATGAAGAGATCAGGAGCTCATCAGCAACATATGCATCGGAACAGTTGTGCGTGGGGTAGTGCCACCCGTTATTATTCAGGTTCAAGTAGCAAGCAGGAGAGTTCAACGATAAGTCTTCTCGCAGAGACTGTACCCGCGAATCGTGACACTACTCTGTTCGCCTACCCTTTCAATGAACTGCTCACCTGGGCCGTTTTAACGAAACGACAACAAATGGCGTTATTGATGTGGCAGCACGGagaggaggcattggcgaaagCGCTTGTAGCCCTGAAATTGTATAAAGCCATGGCGCACGAAGCAGCCGAGGACGATCTTGAAACAGAAATCTACGACGAGTTACGCAGTTGTGGAAAGGAGTTTGAAAATATTG CGTTGGAATTGCTGGACTATTGTTACCGTCAGGATGACGATCAAACGCAGCAGCTATTAACTTCCGAACTGCAAAACTGGTCTGGTCAGACGTGTCTCTCTTTAGCAGTTACAGCCAATCATCGGCCACTTTTGGCGCACCCGTGCAGTCAAATTATTTTAGCTGATTTGTGGATGGGTGGCCTTCGCACAAGGAAAAATACGAATCTTAAG gTTGTTCTCGGTCTTGTTTGTCCCTTATATATTACTCGTTTGGAGTTTAAAAGTCGAGAAGAGTTACAGCTGATGCCACAGACCCAAGAAGAGCATCTGATTGCTCTCGAGGATGAAAAAGAGGACAGTGATTCCGAGCACGGTGTGCCAACCGGTCCAGACGTTGAG TTATCGTCAAGGAAAACTTCTGTTTATTCAGTATCGGAATCCGTACCG GCTTTGATCAGCAACGAACACACCACAACAGTAGTGAAGGAAACGATTGTACAAGAAAATGGGAAGGTACTGACCGACAATGACGATGTCGGGATTCATCGTGCTTATGGCATCCATTCTGACTATTATGACATCAAGAATAGCAGACCATTGCGGCTAAGGAAGAAGTTGTATGAATTTTATACAGCTCCCATCACAAAGTTTTGGGCAAATGCT ATAGCATACATCATTTTCCTGCTTCTCTTTTCATACTGCATCCTCATACACATGGAGTACCATCCCTCGCTGGCAGAGATTTATGCAATTGCGTATATTTGCACGCTGGGCTGCGAGAAGGTTCGCGAAATCGCTACGTCGGAGCCAGCCACTCTTTCCCATAAATTCAGCGTGTGGGCGTGGAACATGTGGAACCCTTGCGACGCAGCTGCCATCATTTTTTTCCAAATTGGCCTGGCCTTGCGTTTGAGACATTCCACTCTGGATGTCGGTCGCGTCATCTACTGTGTCGACTGCATTTATTGGTACTTACGGATACTTAACATCCTTGGTGTAAACAAGTATTTCG GTCCTTTGGTTACCATGATGGGAAAAATGGTAAAGAACATGATCTACTTCGTGGTGTTGTTGTTGGTTGTACTGATGAGTTTTGGAGTGACACGGCAGGCTATTCTGAACCCCAACGCTGAGCCGAAATTAAAGATCATTCGAGAC ATATTTATGGAGCCGTATTTTATGTTGTACGGAGAAGTGTACGCGGACAACATTGATCCAGACTGCGGGGACGAGCCGGGAATGATACCGTGTCTTCCAGGCCGCTGGATCACGCCTGCTGTAATGTCCATTTATCTTTTAATCGCGAACATACTGATGATCAATCTACTGATCGCggtctttaataatattttcaacgagGTAAACGCGGTGGCGCACCAGGTTTGGAAGTTCCAACGTTTTACCGTTGTCATGGAGTACGAGCAGAAACCTGTTTTACCTCCTCCGCTCATTGTAGTTTGTCACATATATCTGCTGGTGAAATATGTGCTGCGATATGTGACTCAAGGGAAAGCGAGTACGGGTGAAACGTACGACAACGGACTTAAGTTGTTCCTAGAAGCCGACGACATGCAGCGCCTATACGATTTCGAAGAGGACTGCGTCGAGGGATACTTCCGCGAGCAAGAGTTGAAGCTGCAGATGTCCACGGAGGAGCGCGTCAAGATAACGACGGAAAGAGTGGAGAACATGCATCAGAAGATAGAGGACATCGACAAAAAGGAGCACACCCAGAACGCTTCGCTCCAG ACAGTAGAATTTCGAATCCGCAAGCTGGAGGAGCTGAACGAGCAGACTCTGGCCCATCTCGGAGTGATCCACCGGTTCATGGCAACGCACATGCCCACCATTGAAACGATGTCCAGCTTCGACACGGAAGGTCGCCAGCGCAGAGTGTCGGAGCGGTCGGAGGTCCTCTCGGAAACGGATTCCCATACGCAGCTGCCCACCATAGCGGCGAAGCGTAAGAGGCTGGTTCGCTCGCTGACCGACGGGACTTTCCTGAACATCGGCCAGCCGATGGACGACGAGTTGCTGAAGCACTCGGACATCGTTGCTTCCCGCGAGAATCTCAGTAGAAACGATTCCTCCGTCAGCGGAGACGGAAACACTGCTCAAGATGATCTGAAAACAACGACCAGCCAGGAGACCGAGGTGAGCAAAGCGGACGGAGCAGGGGAGGCGTTGAAGAAAGAGTCGCAGTCCGATAGCAGGGAGGCCAGCGGGGAGCAGAGCAGAGACCAAAGCAGGGAGCTCAGCAGAGAGCCCAGCAGCCGAGAGCCGAGCACGGATCCCAGCAGGCAGACCAGCAGAGAACTCAGCAGGGACACGAGCAGAGATGCGACCAGCAAGGAGCCGAGCAGAGAAGCGAGCAGCGAAGCTCCGGCCTCGGAGCCGGCTAGGCAGGACTCCGTGGAACGTCCGACGAGACAGAACAGTAGGACGCGTTCCGAGTCGGACGACGTCATGATCTTCCCCTCCGGAGTCGCCAGAGGCGTCACTTGGGCGGAGCCGCGCGTCGCGGTGATTCCCTCGGTGTCCTCGACCAGCACGCAGAGGTCGATCCTTCTGGCCATGCGTGCAGAGTACACGAGCATCACGGATGAACTGGAAAGTTACTGCGGCCTTCTCAGTCCACCTAGAACACCGCCCATTTCTCCGCCGCCGTCCAGAGTGAGGCACCACTCGGAAATGTCGAACGCAGAGATGGCCTGGCAAATCGAGAACGAACACCTACGCGACGCCGAGGAGTGCGACTACCAGCAAATGGAAGATCTGATACAGAGGAGGTACATAGGAGACGACGACGAAGCCTTGCACACCTCGGACGAGGCGAGCGGCGGGCCGTTTTTCATATCAAACGAGCACAGGCATCAGCTTCGCAGAGCGTCAGCCATCGACGAGGAGTCGTCCCGGAGGCCACCGCCCACCATCAGTGTCACCAGGGAGATCGAACAGACGCTTTCACGACCGCCGATTCGCGACTCCGAGAGTTCCGATCCGAACGACAAAAACCTGAGTACCGTACCTGCTCCAGCTTCGGAGACTATGTGCTAA